AGCCACAAAGACGACGCCAATAAAGGGCGTTAACGCTGTTTGTTTTAATATGTCTTTTTTTAACAGCGCGCAAAAACCGACCAATTCTTCTTTTTCCCAACAAACCAAGACATTTTCCCAATCAGTTAAAGCGTGATTTTTCATTTGCTCTGCTAAATGGGCCCCAGCTGGCCAAGGGACTTTTTCAATCGACAAAATGGCCTTATCCCACATCGCTGTCTTTGCTACCCAAGTATATTTCATTGTTATCATCTCCTGGGTTAAGAATAGCATAAAGTAAAATATTTTTATGCTTTTTGCGCCTATTTTACACCAAACAAAAAGCAGTCAGAATAAACTGGCTGCT
The DNA window shown above is from Enterococcus montenegrensis and carries:
- a CDS encoding GNAT family N-acetyltransferase, which encodes MKYTWVAKTAMWDKAILSIEKVPWPAGAHLAEQMKNHALTDWENVLVCWEKEELVGFCALLKKDILKQTALTPFIGVVFVAEKYRGHRISQKLVAKAEEKARSLGFEHTFIATQHLGLYEKFGYHKIGEEKDIFDRWLNLYQKDLTH